One genomic segment of Herpetosiphonaceae bacterium includes these proteins:
- a CDS encoding glycosyltransferase family 2 protein has translation MTQSSEAFSVILCAYTEARWSDLIAAVASAQRQTVLPRDIIVVIDHNPALLARSRAYFSGVTVIENRGARGLSGARNSGVAAARGSLIVFLDDDAIAAPDWLEQLSACYADPAAIGVGGAIEPRWTARQPRWFPAEFNWVVGCTYRGMPERRAAVRNLIGCNMSFRREAFERMGGFRIGRVGVLSIGQENDDTEFCIRLTASLPDAQLIYQPGARVQHRVPPQRATLAYFARRCYSEGLSKAYLARLVGHDRGLSSERDYTLRTLPSGVLRGVIDTLARRDAGGLLRSSAIVAGLAITTAGYLAGRVAHLMQRRPVVDRAEAQPERSAMEQPSA, from the coding sequence ATGACACAATCTTCTGAAGCTTTTTCGGTGATCCTCTGCGCGTACACCGAGGCGCGCTGGAGCGATCTGATCGCGGCGGTAGCATCGGCGCAGCGCCAGACGGTGCTGCCGCGCGACATCATTGTGGTGATCGATCATAACCCGGCGCTGCTCGCACGGTCGCGCGCCTACTTCTCCGGCGTGACAGTGATCGAAAATCGCGGCGCGCGTGGCCTCTCCGGGGCGCGCAACAGCGGCGTTGCGGCGGCGCGCGGCTCGCTGATCGTCTTTCTCGACGACGACGCGATTGCCGCGCCCGACTGGCTGGAGCAGCTCAGCGCGTGCTACGCCGATCCCGCAGCGATCGGCGTCGGCGGCGCGATCGAGCCGCGCTGGACCGCTCGACAGCCGCGCTGGTTTCCCGCCGAGTTCAACTGGGTCGTCGGCTGCACCTATCGCGGCATGCCTGAGCGTCGCGCCGCCGTGCGCAACCTGATCGGCTGCAATATGTCGTTTCGGCGCGAGGCATTCGAGCGCATGGGCGGCTTTCGGATCGGGCGCGTCGGCGTGCTGTCGATCGGCCAGGAGAACGACGACACCGAGTTTTGCATCCGGCTGACGGCGTCGCTGCCCGATGCGCAGTTGATCTATCAGCCTGGCGCGCGGGTGCAGCATCGCGTCCCGCCGCAGCGCGCGACGCTGGCCTACTTTGCGCGGCGCTGCTACTCCGAGGGCCTCTCGAAGGCGTATCTGGCGCGGCTGGTCGGTCACGATCGCGGGCTGTCCTCGGAGCGCGATTACACGCTGCGCACGTTGCCGAGCGGCGTGCTGCGCGGCGTGATCGATACCCTGGCACGCCGCGACGCTGGCGGCCTGCTGCGGTCGTCGGCGATCGTCGCGGGCCTGGCGATCACCACCGCTGGCTATCTGGCTGGTCGTGTCGCGCACCTGATGCAGCGCCGTCCTGTCGTCGATCGAGCCGAGGCGCAGCCTGAGCGCAGCGCGATGGAGCAGCCGAGCGCATGA
- a CDS encoding glycosyltransferase family 2 protein, which produces MNLSTNNTPSLDQAVLAMNAQADHTVSTADTGSAGQHSGSFGDLPAMAYESTQRPAAKHRVSVIIPALNEAENLPYVLPRVPAWIDEVMLVDGNSTDNTVEVARRLRPDIRIVQQQGRGKGAALRTGFAAATGDIIVMLDADGSTDPGEMELFIQVLCNGADFVKASRFIQGAGTSDMPLYRQFGNEALTMLVRLLFGGRFSDLCYGYNAFWARVLPLLELDGDGFEIETMMNVRALRAGLKVVEMPSFESERVHGEGRLRTIPDGWRVLKTIFKERLRPYRPATHNLKHPTAS; this is translated from the coding sequence ATGAACCTTTCGACCAACAATACACCATCCCTCGACCAGGCAGTACTGGCGATGAATGCCCAGGCAGATCATACAGTCTCGACAGCGGATACCGGCTCAGCCGGGCAGCATTCAGGATCATTTGGCGATCTGCCCGCGATGGCCTACGAAAGCACGCAGCGACCAGCCGCGAAGCACCGGGTGAGTGTGATCATTCCCGCGCTCAACGAGGCAGAAAACCTGCCGTATGTCCTGCCGCGCGTTCCGGCCTGGATCGACGAGGTGATGCTTGTCGATGGGAACTCGACCGATAACACGGTTGAGGTGGCGCGGCGGCTGCGGCCTGATATTCGGATCGTACAGCAGCAGGGGCGGGGCAAGGGCGCGGCATTGCGCACCGGCTTTGCGGCGGCGACCGGTGATATCATTGTGATGCTTGACGCCGACGGCTCGACCGATCCCGGCGAGATGGAGCTGTTCATTCAGGTGCTGTGCAACGGCGCCGACTTTGTCAAGGCGTCGCGCTTCATCCAGGGCGCTGGCACCTCCGACATGCCGCTCTACCGTCAGTTTGGCAACGAGGCGCTGACAATGCTGGTGCGTCTGCTGTTCGGCGGGCGGTTTTCCGATCTGTGCTACGGCTATAACGCCTTCTGGGCGCGCGTGCTGCCGCTGCTGGAGCTGGATGGCGACGGCTTCGAGATCGAGACGATGATGAACGTGCGGGCGCTGCGCGCCGGGCTGAAAGTCGTCGAGATGCCGAGCTTCGAGTCGGAGCGGGTACATGGCGAGGGCCGCCTGCGCACGATCCCCGACGGCTGGCGGGTGCTCAAGACGATCTTCAAGGAGCGCCTGCGTCCATACCGCCCGGCTACCCATAACCTGAAGCATCCTACCGCCAGCTAA
- a CDS encoding glycosyltransferase family 4 protein — protein MMTARSEPLRVLMVTPRYFPAIGGVETHVDQVARRMVRSGAEVTVLTTDRSGALPQREQREGVTIERVRAWPAERDYYFAPGIARVIERGAWDIVHCQSYHTLVAPLAMLAALRARLPYVVTFHGGGHSSRLRNAMRKPQWALLRPLLARAARLVAIARFEIALYGQQLRLPAERFAFIPNGADLPRVAPQPGAATAGPLIASVGRLERYKGHHRAIAALPEVLRHYPAARLRIVGTGPYEEPLRRMAARLGVAGRVEIGGIPPTERHAMAALLASSALVTLLSDYETHPIAALEALALGRPVLVADTSGLGELASRGLARAVPLASTSAQVAAAIVEQLRAPLVPPPIELPTWDDCAADLLKLYHSIAGRPPCAS, from the coding sequence ATGATGACAGCAAGATCGGAGCCGCTGCGGGTGCTGATGGTCACGCCCCGCTATTTTCCGGCGATCGGCGGCGTCGAAACCCATGTCGATCAGGTCGCGCGCCGCATGGTGCGCTCCGGCGCTGAGGTCACGGTGCTGACGACCGATCGCAGCGGTGCGCTGCCGCAGCGCGAGCAGCGCGAGGGCGTGACGATCGAGCGGGTGCGGGCGTGGCCTGCCGAGCGCGACTACTACTTCGCGCCCGGCATTGCGCGCGTGATCGAGCGCGGCGCGTGGGACATCGTGCATTGCCAAAGCTATCATACCCTCGTCGCTCCCCTGGCGATGCTGGCCGCGCTGCGGGCGCGGCTGCCCTACGTCGTCACCTTTCACGGCGGCGGCCACTCGTCGCGGCTGCGCAACGCGATGCGCAAGCCGCAGTGGGCGCTGCTGCGTCCGCTGCTGGCTCGTGCCGCGCGGCTGGTGGCGATTGCGCGCTTCGAGATCGCACTCTACGGCCAGCAGTTGCGCCTGCCCGCCGAGCGCTTCGCGTTCATTCCCAACGGCGCGGATCTGCCCAGAGTCGCGCCGCAGCCTGGTGCCGCGACCGCCGGGCCGCTAATCGCATCGGTGGGGCGGCTGGAGCGCTACAAAGGCCATCACCGGGCGATTGCGGCGCTGCCGGAGGTGCTGAGGCACTACCCGGCAGCGCGGCTGCGGATCGTCGGAACCGGGCCGTACGAGGAACCTTTGCGGCGCATGGCGGCGCGGCTTGGCGTCGCCGGTCGCGTCGAGATCGGCGGCATTCCGCCGACCGAGCGGCACGCTATGGCGGCGCTGCTGGCGAGCAGCGCGCTGGTGACGCTGCTGAGCGACTACGAGACTCATCCGATCGCGGCGCTTGAGGCGCTGGCGCTTGGCCGTCCCGTGCTGGTGGCGGATACCTCCGGCCTGGGCGAGCTGGCAAGCCGGGGCCTGGCGCGGGCCGTGCCGCTCGCGTCCACGTCCGCGCAGGTCGCCGCCGCGATCGTCGAGCAGCTGCGCGCGCCGCTGGTGCCGCCGCCGATCGAGCTGCCGACCTGGGACGATTGCGCCGCCGATCTGCTGAAGCTCTATCATTCAATCGCCGGGAGGCCACCATGCGCGTCCTGA
- a CDS encoding DUF4832 domain-containing protein has translation MVDIKLQHVRRAWVRLGLLLAVALVLTSGSWAAAEYPLGAATSMISVTPTAIPLSDPEIVNPLRGFYRWYGVEGIPQPRPSYDHYLRYTWRELEPSKGQYDFSPIERELQAARAAGAKLAFRVMSINNFGAAVEVPEYLRQEAGGSYCSYGGKVVWVPAWDHPQFLERARALMQALGARYNGNPWLGYYDMGIYGHWGEWHTNGLCTPPATAATKRALVDIQLAAFPSSRVLMNSGGPEVDAFVYALGASPRVGVRVDSLCDPWFDQQFTAYPAKLAAMRDRWKTAPVVSEYLGGGRPNLAECDRQVQTWHIAAVAGGNFGAWSSYSADEQAQLITIGKRSGYRIQLNALSYPAVVTTGQRFSIDSQWSNVGVTPLYEQYAVTFQLHQQGTRALVWTGVSHLNLERLLPTTQPQPVSDPLMMSDAIPAGQYELNLVVRDPTWYRPPLTLANTGRDSVGRYPLGTITVSPGVPREKVYLPGLTR, from the coding sequence ATGGTTGACATAAAGCTACAGCACGTTCGTCGTGCCTGGGTCAGGCTCGGCCTGCTGCTGGCAGTGGCGTTGGTGCTGACCAGCGGCTCGTGGGCAGCGGCAGAGTACCCTCTGGGTGCGGCAACGAGCATGATCAGCGTCACACCCACGGCGATTCCGCTCTCCGATCCCGAAATTGTCAATCCGCTGCGCGGCTTTTATCGCTGGTACGGTGTGGAAGGGATTCCGCAGCCGCGCCCGTCCTACGATCACTATCTCCGCTACACCTGGCGCGAGCTGGAGCCGTCCAAAGGACAGTACGATTTCTCGCCGATCGAGCGCGAGCTGCAAGCGGCGCGGGCGGCGGGCGCAAAGCTAGCCTTCCGCGTGATGAGCATCAACAACTTTGGCGCAGCCGTCGAGGTGCCGGAGTACCTGCGGCAGGAGGCGGGCGGTAGCTACTGCTCCTATGGCGGCAAGGTCGTCTGGGTGCCGGCCTGGGATCATCCGCAGTTTCTCGAACGGGCGCGGGCGCTCATGCAGGCGCTGGGCGCGCGCTACAACGGCAATCCGTGGCTGGGCTACTACGATATGGGCATCTACGGCCATTGGGGCGAGTGGCACACCAACGGCCTCTGCACGCCGCCCGCCACCGCCGCTACCAAGCGGGCGCTCGTCGATATTCAGCTCGCCGCATTTCCCAGCAGCCGTGTCCTGATGAACTCCGGCGGGCCGGAGGTCGATGCCTTCGTCTATGCGCTGGGCGCATCGCCGCGCGTCGGCGTGCGTGTTGATAGCCTGTGCGATCCGTGGTTCGACCAGCAGTTTACGGCGTATCCGGCCAAGCTGGCGGCGATGCGCGATCGGTGGAAGACCGCGCCGGTCGTCTCCGAGTACCTCGGCGGTGGTCGTCCCAACCTGGCGGAGTGCGACCGGCAGGTCCAGACGTGGCATATCGCCGCTGTCGCGGGCGGCAACTTCGGCGCCTGGAGCAGCTACTCCGCCGACGAGCAGGCGCAACTGATCACCATCGGGAAGCGCTCCGGCTACCGCATACAGCTCAACGCGCTGAGCTACCCCGCCGTGGTGACGACCGGCCAGCGCTTTAGCATCGACAGCCAGTGGTCGAATGTCGGCGTGACGCCGCTGTACGAGCAGTATGCCGTGACCTTTCAACTGCATCAGCAGGGCACGCGCGCGCTGGTCTGGACCGGCGTCTCGCATCTGAACCTTGAGCGGCTGCTGCCGACGACGCAGCCGCAGCCTGTCAGCGATCCGCTGATGATGTCAGACGCGATACCCGCTGGTCAATATGAGCTGAATCTCGTCGTGCGCGACCCTACGTGGTATCGTCCGCCGCTGACGCTGGCAAATACCGGGCGCGATAGCGTGGGCCGCTATCCGCTCGGCACGATCACGGTCAGCCCGGGCGTTCCTCGTGAGAAGGTCTATCTTCCTGGCCTCACGCGCTAG